The following proteins are encoded in a genomic region of Hirundo rustica isolate bHirRus1 chromosome 3, bHirRus1.pri.v3, whole genome shotgun sequence:
- the RAB32 gene encoding ras-related protein Rab-32, whose amino-acid sequence MAGGEGAGSGVPECREHLFKVLVIGELGVGKTSIIKRYVHQLFSQHYRATIGVDFALKVINWDSKTLVRLQLWDIAGQERFGNMTRVYYKEAVGAFVVFDVTRGSTFEAVSKWKHDLDSKVLLPNGSPIPAVLLANKCDQKKDGSQNPSQMDQFCREGGFVGWFETSAKDNINIDEAARFLVENILANYKAFPNDENDVGKSKLDLDPLKAESKSQCC is encoded by the exons atggccGGTGGGGAAGGAGCGGGCAGCGGCGTGCCGGAGTGCCGGGAGCACCTCTTCAAGGTGCTGGTGATCGGGGAGCTGGGCGTGGGCAAAACCAGCATTATCAAGCGCTACGTGCACCAGCTCTTCTCCCAGCACTACCGGGCCACCATCGGCGTGGATTTCGCGCTCAAAGTCATCAACTGGGACAGCAAGACCCTGGTgcggctgcagctctgggataTCGCAG GCCAGGAGCGCTTTGGAAATATGACCAGAGTATACTACAAAGAGGCAGTTGGTGCTTTTGTGGTCTTTGATGTCACAAGAGGTTCCACTTTTGAGGCTGTTTCAAAATGGAAGCATGATTTGGACAGTAAAGTACTACTTCCCAAtggcagccccatccctgctgttcTCCTTGCAAACAAGTGTGACCAGAAGAAAGATGGCAGCCAGAATCCTTCTCAAATGGACCAGTTCTGCAGAGAAGGTGGCTTTGTTGGATGGTTTGAAACATCTGCCAAG GACAACATCAACATAGATGAAGCTGCTCGATTCTTGGTGGAAAACATCCTTGCCAATTACAAAGCCTTTCCTAATGATGAGAATGATGTGGGGAAATCAAAACTGGACCTAGACCCGTTGAAAGCAGAGAGTAAATCACAGTGCTGCTAG